The Oceanibaculum nanhaiense genome includes a region encoding these proteins:
- the folP gene encoding dihydropteroate synthase — translation MTSFQREASLRRGLADSTDRLYLRPLGLTEGEAAEAAIAAGHAVRLAGAARGFSLADLYLRKADGRILAVTATPAGLRDWAADEGLTEKIEAWLARLSMPRPDFAGLAMDRPQIMGVVNVTPDSFSDGGDFLDSDSAIRQAKALAGAGASILDIGGESTRPGSVDVSAAEEQARVVPVIRALAGEGARISIDSRRAAVMAAALDAGAGIVNDVTALTGDPDSLDLVAARQAPTILMHMRGTPQTMQNDPDYRFAPLDIYDYLEARVEACLAAGLPLSHIAIDPGIGFGKKVQHNLQLLSHLALFHGLSCPVLLGVSRKGFIGKLSRGEEPKRRVPGSLAAALEGVRQGVQMIRVHDVDETRQAFAVAQAMAG, via the coding sequence ATGACATCGTTTCAACGGGAGGCCTCGCTGCGGCGGGGCCTCGCCGATTCCACCGACCGGCTCTATCTGCGCCCGCTTGGCCTGACCGAAGGCGAGGCAGCCGAGGCCGCCATCGCGGCGGGGCATGCCGTGCGGCTTGCCGGGGCGGCGCGCGGCTTCAGCCTTGCCGATCTCTATCTGCGCAAGGCGGACGGGCGAATCCTCGCCGTTACCGCGACGCCGGCAGGGCTGCGCGACTGGGCGGCGGATGAGGGCCTTACCGAGAAGATCGAGGCCTGGCTCGCGCGGCTGTCGATGCCGCGCCCGGATTTTGCCGGGCTGGCGATGGACCGGCCGCAGATCATGGGCGTGGTCAATGTGACGCCCGACAGTTTTTCCGATGGCGGCGATTTCCTCGATTCCGACAGCGCGATCCGGCAGGCAAAGGCGCTGGCCGGGGCCGGCGCTTCGATTCTGGATATCGGCGGCGAATCGACCCGGCCGGGTTCGGTCGATGTGTCGGCGGCGGAGGAACAGGCCCGCGTGGTCCCGGTGATCCGCGCGCTTGCCGGCGAGGGTGCCAGGATCTCCATCGACAGCCGCCGCGCCGCGGTGATGGCGGCGGCGCTGGATGCCGGGGCGGGCATCGTCAATGACGTCACCGCGCTGACCGGCGATCCGGACAGTCTCGATCTGGTGGCGGCGCGGCAGGCACCGACCATCCTGATGCATATGCGCGGCACGCCGCAGACCATGCAGAACGACCCCGACTACCGGTTCGCGCCGCTGGATATCTACGATTATCTGGAAGCGCGGGTGGAGGCCTGCCTGGCCGCCGGCCTGCCGCTGTCACACATCGCCATCGATCCCGGCATCGGCTTCGGCAAGAAAGTGCAGCACAATCTGCAGCTGCTGTCGCATCTGGCGCTGTTCCATGGGCTCAGTTGCCCGGTGCTGCTGGGCGTCTCGCGCAAGGGCTTCATCGGCAAGCTGTCGCGCGGTGAGGAGCCGAAGCGGCGGGTGCCGGGGTCGCTGGCGGCGGCGCTGGAAGGCGTGCGGCAGGGCGTGCAGATGATCCGCGTGCATGATGTGGACGAGACCCGGCAGGCTTTCGCCGTCGCGCAGGCGATGGCGGGCTGA
- a CDS encoding GNAT family N-acetyltransferase, producing the protein MDVKPVTLSGQHVTLQPLSMDHLPGLAEAGREPALWLYSPTAATGTEGMRAYLQEALDGQSAGSALPFTTMDKASGRIVGSSRFAAIDRKNKRLEIGWTWIDPAFQRSHVNTEAKMLMLQHAFEVLGCMRVEFKTDQLNVKSQTALGRLGAVQEGTFRKHMIMPDGRIRHSVYFSILDEEWPAVRTRLVERLAQGGFGK; encoded by the coding sequence ATGGACGTAAAGCCCGTAACCCTGTCCGGCCAGCATGTAACGCTGCAGCCGCTATCGATGGATCATCTGCCGGGCCTGGCCGAGGCCGGCAGGGAGCCGGCGCTGTGGCTCTACTCGCCGACCGCGGCCACCGGGACCGAAGGCATGCGCGCCTATCTACAGGAAGCGCTGGACGGGCAGTCTGCGGGATCGGCCCTGCCCTTCACCACCATGGACAAGGCCAGCGGCCGGATCGTCGGCTCCAGCCGTTTCGCCGCCATCGACCGCAAGAACAAAAGGCTGGAGATCGGCTGGACCTGGATCGATCCTGCCTTCCAGCGCAGCCATGTGAACACGGAGGCGAAGATGCTGATGCTGCAGCACGCCTTCGAAGTGCTGGGCTGCATGCGGGTCGAGTTCAAGACCGACCAGCTGAACGTGAAGTCGCAGACCGCGCTGGGCCGGCTGGGCGCGGTTCAGGAAGGCACCTTCCGCAAGCACATGATCATGCCCGACGGCCGGATCCGCCATTCGGTCTATTTCAGCATCCTCGACGAGGAATGGCCGGCGGTCAGGACGCGGCTGGTCGAGCGGCTGGCACAGGGCGGCTTCGGTAAGTAA
- the ehuR gene encoding MocR-like ectoine utilization transcription factor EhuR, with translation MSKWHPDIATIPGPRYRAIAEAIARDIEAGRLVPGDRLPTHRDLAYLLGVTVGTVTRAYAEAQRLGLLVGEVGRGSFIAQRAPADALYHAPPERDGVVDMSLNYPPAEPLAEAALRGSLETLARRNDLAHLLPYGNFDGPEEVRQAVAAWLGRQHRFPTEADRLVLTTGGQHAISAAIAAVAEPGDVVLCGALTWTGIRAIAEMMRLQLRGLAMDGEGVLPEAFDVACRTLSPRALYLIPTLQNPTGTIMGEGRRAALAHIAERYGVPIVEDDIYGFLAPDAPAPIATRAPEQTLYLTSLSKSLAPGLRIGCLAAPRRFQPRIMAAVRATTWMVPPLMGEIAADWIDSGVADSIATNRRQETARRQAIARAVLGPLAGSASPQAYHLWMKLPAPWRATDFVAEARQRGVLIAPTDVFAVGRRHEEEAVRICLGSPASAEAVRQGLNILRELIPQAADTRYLAVV, from the coding sequence ATGAGCAAGTGGCACCCCGATATAGCGACAATCCCCGGCCCGCGCTACCGCGCCATTGCCGAGGCCATCGCCCGCGATATCGAGGCCGGCCGGCTGGTGCCCGGCGACCGGCTGCCGACGCACCGTGACCTCGCCTATCTGCTGGGGGTGACGGTGGGCACGGTGACGCGCGCCTATGCCGAGGCGCAGCGGCTGGGGCTGCTGGTCGGCGAGGTCGGGCGCGGCAGCTTCATCGCCCAGCGTGCGCCCGCCGATGCGCTGTATCACGCGCCGCCGGAGCGCGACGGCGTGGTGGATATGAGCCTGAATTACCCGCCCGCCGAGCCGCTGGCCGAAGCCGCGCTGCGCGGCAGCCTGGAGACACTCGCCCGGCGCAACGATCTGGCGCATCTGCTGCCCTATGGCAATTTCGACGGGCCGGAGGAGGTGCGCCAGGCGGTCGCGGCGTGGCTTGGCCGGCAGCACCGCTTCCCCACCGAGGCCGACCGGCTGGTGCTCACCACCGGCGGGCAGCATGCGATCAGCGCCGCGATAGCCGCCGTCGCCGAGCCGGGCGATGTGGTGCTGTGCGGCGCGCTGACCTGGACCGGAATCCGCGCCATCGCCGAGATGATGCGGCTGCAGCTGCGCGGCCTTGCCATGGATGGCGAGGGCGTGCTGCCGGAAGCCTTCGACGTTGCCTGCCGCACGCTGTCGCCCCGGGCGCTGTACCTGATCCCGACCTTGCAGAACCCGACCGGCACGATCATGGGCGAGGGGCGGCGCGCGGCGCTGGCGCATATCGCCGAACGCTATGGCGTGCCCATCGTCGAGGATGATATCTACGGCTTTCTGGCGCCAGACGCCCCCGCCCCCATCGCCACCCGCGCGCCGGAGCAGACGCTCTATCTCACCAGCCTGTCGAAGAGCCTGGCGCCCGGCCTGCGCATCGGCTGCCTGGCCGCGCCCCGGCGCTTCCAGCCGCGCATCATGGCGGCGGTGCGCGCCACCACCTGGATGGTGCCGCCGCTGATGGGCGAGATCGCCGCCGACTGGATCGACAGCGGTGTCGCCGACAGCATCGCCACGAACCGGCGGCAGGAAACCGCGCGCCGACAGGCCATCGCCCGCGCCGTGCTGGGTCCGCTCGCCGGCAGCGCCTCACCACAGGCCTATCATCTGTGGATGAAGCTGCCGGCACCGTGGCGCGCCACCGATTTCGTCGCCGAAGCCCGCCAGCGCGGTGTGCTGATCGCGCCGACCGACGTGTTCGCCGTCGGCCGCCGCCACGAGGAGGAGGCGGTGCGCATCTGCCTCGGCTCGCCGGCCAGCGCGGAGGCGGTGCGCCAGGGGCTGAACATCCTGCGCGAGCTGATCCCGCAGGCCGCCGACACCCGCTATCTCGCCGTCGTCTGA
- the ftsH gene encoding ATP-dependent zinc metalloprotease FtsH, whose amino-acid sequence MNNFGKNLALWVIIGVLLVALFNLFQSSSTRTPYSSLAFSDFMNEVENGQVRDVTVQGNTLSGHFTDGRAFNTVTPPNDPNMVTSLREHGVRINVQPPEEGMSGLLGILISWFPMLLFIGVWIFFMRQMQGGGGRAMGFGKSKAKLLTEKTGRVTFEDVAGIDEAKMELEEIVEFLRDPQKFQRLGGKIPKGCLLVGPPGTGKTLLARAIAGEANVPFFTISGSDFVEMFVGVGASRVRDMFEQGKKNAPCIIFIDEIDAVGRHRGAGLGGGNDEREQTLNQLLVEMDGFEANEGVILIAATNRPDVLDPALLRPGRFDRQVVVPNPDVLGREKILKVHMRKVPLAGDVDARIIARGTPGFSGADLANLVNEGALMAARRGKRVVGMAEFEAAKDKVMMGAERRSMIMTDEEKKLTAYHEGGHAIVALHCPESDPIHKATIIPRGRALGMVMRLPEGDRISVSKAKLLDDLKVAAGGRIAEELIFGEEKITTGASSDIKMVSDVARRMVTEWGMSEKLGFLAYEAPEQEVFLGHSVAQRKPVSDATSKVIDDEIRRIVDDTYADARKTLTAHLDDLHTLAKGLLEYETLSGEEIKALLAGQPIVRDTGEDGGSKPGGRRTSVPTTDSGGAAPGGLEPEPQPGA is encoded by the coding sequence GTGAATAATTTCGGTAAGAATCTTGCACTCTGGGTCATTATCGGCGTCCTGCTGGTGGCGCTGTTCAACCTGTTCCAGAGTTCGTCCACCCGGACGCCCTATTCCAGCCTCGCCTTTTCCGACTTCATGAACGAGGTCGAGAACGGTCAGGTGCGTGACGTCACCGTTCAGGGCAACACCCTCAGCGGCCACTTCACCGATGGCCGGGCCTTCAACACCGTGACGCCGCCGAATGACCCGAACATGGTCACCAGCCTGCGCGAACACGGCGTGCGCATCAATGTGCAGCCGCCGGAAGAAGGCATGTCCGGCCTGCTCGGTATTCTGATCTCCTGGTTCCCGATGCTGCTGTTCATCGGCGTGTGGATTTTCTTCATGCGCCAGATGCAGGGCGGTGGCGGCCGCGCCATGGGCTTCGGCAAGTCCAAGGCGAAGCTGCTGACGGAAAAGACCGGCCGCGTGACCTTCGAGGATGTGGCCGGCATCGACGAAGCCAAGATGGAGCTGGAGGAGATCGTCGAATTCCTGCGCGATCCGCAGAAGTTCCAGCGCCTCGGCGGCAAGATTCCGAAAGGCTGTCTGCTGGTCGGCCCTCCGGGTACCGGTAAGACATTGCTGGCCCGCGCCATTGCCGGCGAGGCCAATGTGCCGTTCTTCACCATCTCCGGCTCGGATTTCGTCGAAATGTTCGTCGGCGTCGGCGCCAGCCGTGTGCGCGACATGTTCGAGCAGGGCAAGAAGAACGCGCCCTGCATCATCTTCATCGACGAGATCGACGCTGTCGGTCGTCATCGCGGCGCCGGCCTCGGCGGCGGCAATGACGAGCGCGAGCAGACGCTGAACCAGCTGCTGGTCGAGATGGACGGCTTCGAGGCCAATGAGGGCGTGATCCTGATCGCCGCCACCAACCGGCCGGACGTGCTGGACCCGGCGCTGCTGCGCCCGGGCCGCTTCGACCGCCAGGTGGTGGTGCCGAACCCGGACGTGCTGGGCCGCGAGAAGATCCTGAAGGTCCATATGCGCAAGGTGCCGCTGGCTGGCGATGTCGATGCCCGCATCATTGCGCGCGGCACGCCCGGCTTCTCCGGTGCCGATCTCGCCAATCTGGTGAATGAGGGCGCGCTGATGGCCGCTCGCCGCGGCAAGCGCGTCGTCGGCATGGCCGAATTCGAGGCCGCCAAGGACAAGGTGATGATGGGAGCGGAGCGCCGTTCCATGATCATGACCGACGAGGAAAAGAAGCTGACTGCCTATCACGAGGGCGGCCATGCCATCGTGGCACTGCATTGCCCGGAGAGTGACCCGATCCACAAGGCCACCATCATCCCGCGTGGCCGGGCGCTCGGCATGGTCATGCGCCTGCCGGAAGGCGATCGCATCTCGGTTTCCAAAGCCAAGCTGCTGGACGACCTGAAGGTCGCCGCCGGTGGCCGAATCGCCGAGGAGCTGATCTTCGGTGAGGAAAAGATCACCACCGGCGCGTCGTCGGACATCAAGATGGTCTCCGACGTGGCGCGGCGCATGGTCACCGAATGGGGCATGAGCGAGAAGCTCGGCTTCCTCGCCTATGAAGCGCCGGAGCAGGAAGTGTTCCTGGGCCACTCCGTGGCGCAGCGCAAGCCGGTGTCGGACGCGACCTCGAAGGTGATCGACGACGAGATCCGCCGCATCGTGGACGATACCTATGCCGATGCCCGCAAGACCCTGACCGCGCATCTCGACGATCTGCACACGCTGGCCAAGGGGCTGCTGGAGTACGAGACCCTGTCCGGCGAGGAGATCAAGGCGCTGCTGGCCGGACAGCCGATCGTGCGCGATACCGGCGAGGATGGCGGCAGCAAGCCGGGCGGGCGGCGTACTTCCGTGCCCACCACCGACAGCGGCGGTGCCGCACCCGGCGGGTTGGAGCCGGAACCCCAGCCCGGCGCCTGA
- a CDS encoding GGDEF domain-containing protein — translation MAITAAVTFAASWRFNRDITALRFWVWTYLLNALGLLLIVLNPSGQVSWLLLGSNTAFCMAALLLLWGSRSFLGRPRPSALFMAAPAMAILAMAYFIFVDFDYRARVLISALYLGLMAMAAACEHFRPGAARGSAPVKVMGVLQLIHGTSQWGRFLVVAIWGGGDKLLEVNAVQTVVFFEACLMIVAVPIACLLMATERLHENLRRMAMTDDLTGLLNRRAFLDEARRHFARTLRQGAPLSVLMIDIDRFKKINDAKGHDAGDAVLAAFADALRAGLRKSDLPCRYGGEEFCVVLPDTDMEGAATLAETLRRRFAAVEVDYDGEKLGATISIGVASALPSMHMIEEAISNADRALYGAKRSGRDCVIRFDVDADGEKPSLTYRSRPVPAARPAAS, via the coding sequence ATGGCAATCACGGCCGCCGTGACCTTTGCCGCATCCTGGCGATTCAACCGCGATATCACGGCACTGCGCTTCTGGGTCTGGACCTATCTGCTGAATGCGCTGGGGTTGTTGCTGATTGTCCTGAACCCGAGTGGCCAGGTTTCCTGGCTGCTGCTGGGCAGCAATACGGCCTTCTGCATGGCGGCCTTGCTGCTGCTGTGGGGATCGCGCAGTTTCCTGGGCCGTCCGCGTCCCTCCGCGCTCTTCATGGCCGCCCCGGCGATGGCGATCCTGGCGATGGCCTATTTCATCTTCGTCGATTTCGACTATCGCGCACGCGTGCTGATCTCCGCCCTCTATCTCGGCCTGATGGCCATGGCGGCGGCTTGCGAGCATTTCCGGCCGGGGGCCGCGCGCGGCAGTGCGCCGGTGAAGGTGATGGGCGTGCTGCAGCTCATCCATGGCACCTCGCAATGGGGGCGCTTTCTGGTCGTCGCCATATGGGGCGGTGGCGATAAACTGCTGGAAGTGAATGCCGTGCAGACGGTGGTGTTTTTCGAGGCCTGCCTGATGATCGTGGCGGTGCCGATTGCCTGTCTGCTGATGGCAACCGAACGGCTGCACGAGAATCTGCGCCGCATGGCGATGACCGATGACCTGACCGGCCTGCTGAACCGCCGTGCCTTCCTGGATGAGGCAAGGCGTCATTTCGCCCGCACGCTGCGCCAGGGGGCGCCGCTGTCGGTGCTGATGATCGATATCGACCGTTTCAAGAAGATCAACGATGCCAAGGGCCATGACGCGGGCGACGCCGTGCTGGCCGCCTTTGCCGACGCGTTGCGTGCCGGGTTGCGCAAGAGCGACCTGCCCTGCCGCTATGGCGGGGAGGAGTTCTGCGTCGTGTTGCCGGACACCGACATGGAGGGCGCCGCGACGCTGGCGGAAACCCTGCGCCGGCGTTTTGCCGCGGTGGAGGTGGATTATGACGGCGAAAAGCTGGGGGCCACCATCAGCATCGGCGTGGCGTCGGCCCTGCCGTCCATGCACATGATCGAAGAAGCGATCTCGAACGCCGACCGGGCGCTCTATGGGGCAAAGCGCTCCGGCCGGGATTGCGTGATCCGCTTCGATGTCGATGCGGACGGTGAAAAACCGTCGCTTACTTACCGAAGCCGCCCTGTGCCAGCCGCTCGACCAGCCGCGTCCTGA
- the thiD gene encoding bifunctional hydroxymethylpyrimidine kinase/phosphomethylpyrimidine kinase: protein MRGRVLIVAGSDSGGGAGIQADIKTVTALNGYAMTAITALTAQNTQGVFGIHEVPVDFVRQQMALVLQDIGADCVKTGMLHRPAVIEAVCAELDAHAKDVPLVVDPVMVSQSGHRLLDTSAMDVLKRDLILRATVLTPNVPEAELLTGMTIRDTDDMHHAGQMLLTLGPQAVLMKGGHIQGETVTDLLVMQNGTHVLTGSRIDTNSNHGTGCTLASALACGLAQGLDLQHAVERARTYLREALRTAPGFGKGSGPLNHAHPFAGSGQDFTEIPN, encoded by the coding sequence ATGCGTGGACGCGTGCTGATCGTCGCCGGCTCCGATTCCGGCGGCGGGGCCGGCATTCAGGCCGACATCAAGACGGTGACGGCGCTGAACGGCTATGCCATGACGGCGATCACGGCACTGACAGCGCAGAATACGCAAGGCGTGTTCGGTATCCACGAGGTGCCGGTCGATTTCGTGCGCCAGCAGATGGCCCTGGTGCTGCAGGATATCGGCGCCGATTGCGTGAAGACCGGGATGCTGCACCGGCCGGCGGTGATCGAGGCGGTGTGCGCCGAACTGGATGCCCATGCCAAGGACGTGCCGCTGGTTGTCGATCCGGTGATGGTGTCGCAGAGCGGGCACAGGCTGCTCGACACCTCGGCGATGGACGTGTTGAAGCGCGACCTGATCCTGCGCGCCACGGTGCTGACCCCCAACGTGCCGGAGGCGGAGCTGCTGACCGGCATGACGATCCGCGATACCGACGACATGCACCATGCCGGCCAGATGCTGCTGACGCTGGGGCCGCAAGCCGTGCTGATGAAGGGCGGGCATATTCAGGGCGAAACCGTTACCGATCTGCTGGTCATGCAGAATGGGACCCATGTGCTGACCGGCAGCCGGATCGACACCAACAGCAACCACGGTACCGGCTGCACCCTGGCCTCGGCGCTGGCCTGCGGTCTTGCCCAGGGGCTGGATCTGCAGCACGCCGTCGAACGCGCGCGGACCTATCTGCGCGAAGCGCTGCGCACGGCGCCAGGCTTCGGCAAGGGCAGCGGCCCGCTGAATCACGCGCATCCTTTCGCCGGCTCCGGCCAAGACTTCACGGAAATACCGAATTAG
- the glmM gene encoding phosphoglucosamine mutase: protein MTRKLFGTDGIRGTANTHPMTPEVALKVAMAAGRQFIGQRGGHRPLAVIGKDTRLSGYMLEPALTAGFIAIGMDVVLVGPMPTPAVAMLTRSFRADLGVVISASHNPYEDNGIKLFGPDGFKLSDEVELEIERRIEIGPEMYLADPAKLGRARRLEDAGGRYIEFVKNTFPRGSRLDGLRIVVDCAQGAAYKVAPRVLFELGADVIPIGVEPNGFNINDKCGATAPQAMRDAVLQHGADLGIALDGDADRLIVCDEKGQIIDGDQVMARIAGFWHANGLLKGGGVVATVMSNLGLERYLGGLGLALVRTSVGDRYVVERMRAEGYNLGGEQSGHIVMSDYATTGDGLIAALQVLAVLVESARPLSEVARVFTPLPQVLKNVRYGKGTPLEEKPVRDAIAEGEAQLAGQGRLLIRKSGTESVIRVMAEGEDAALINRIVDDIVAAVRETAGQKVAG, encoded by the coding sequence ATGACGAGAAAATTGTTCGGTACCGACGGCATTCGTGGCACCGCCAACACCCATCCGATGACACCGGAAGTCGCGCTGAAGGTCGCGATGGCGGCCGGCCGGCAATTCATCGGCCAGCGCGGCGGGCACAGGCCGCTGGCGGTCATCGGCAAGGATACGCGGCTGTCGGGCTATATGCTGGAACCGGCGCTGACCGCGGGCTTCATCGCCATCGGCATGGATGTGGTGCTGGTTGGGCCGATGCCGACGCCGGCGGTCGCCATGCTGACACGCTCGTTCCGCGCCGATCTCGGCGTCGTCATCTCGGCCTCGCACAATCCCTATGAGGACAACGGCATCAAGCTGTTCGGGCCGGACGGCTTCAAGCTGTCGGACGAGGTCGAGCTGGAGATCGAGCGGCGCATCGAGATCGGGCCGGAGATGTATCTGGCCGACCCCGCCAAGCTGGGACGGGCGCGCCGGCTGGAAGATGCCGGCGGCCGTTATATCGAATTCGTGAAGAACACCTTCCCCCGGGGCAGCCGGCTGGATGGCCTGCGCATCGTTGTCGATTGCGCGCAGGGCGCTGCCTACAAGGTGGCGCCGCGCGTGCTGTTCGAGCTGGGCGCCGACGTCATTCCCATCGGGGTGGAGCCGAACGGCTTCAACATCAACGACAAGTGCGGTGCAACCGCCCCGCAGGCGATGCGGGACGCGGTGCTGCAGCATGGTGCCGACCTGGGCATCGCGCTGGACGGCGACGCCGACCGGCTGATCGTCTGCGACGAAAAGGGCCAGATCATTGATGGCGACCAGGTGATGGCGCGGATCGCCGGCTTCTGGCATGCCAATGGCCTGCTGAAGGGCGGCGGCGTGGTCGCCACTGTCATGTCCAATCTGGGGCTGGAACGCTATCTGGGAGGCCTCGGCCTCGCGCTGGTGCGGACGTCCGTGGGCGACCGCTATGTCGTGGAGCGGATGCGCGCCGAAGGGTATAACCTTGGCGGCGAGCAATCCGGGCATATAGTCATGAGCGACTATGCGACGACCGGCGACGGTCTGATCGCGGCGTTGCAGGTTCTGGCGGTGCTGGTGGAATCGGCGCGGCCGCTGTCGGAGGTGGCGCGGGTGTTCACGCCGCTGCCGCAGGTTCTGAAGAATGTGCGCTATGGCAAGGGTACGCCACTGGAGGAGAAACCGGTGCGCGACGCCATTGCGGAGGGCGAGGCGCAGCTGGCCGGGCAGGGGCGGCTGCTGATCCGCAAGTCCGGCACGGAAAGTGTCATTCGGGTCATGGCGGAAGGGGAGGATGCGGCATTGATTAACCGGATCGTGGACGACATCGTCGCGGCCGTGCGGGAAACCGCCGGTCAGAAGGTTGCGGGGTAG